Proteins from one Streptomyces sp. 840.1 genomic window:
- a CDS encoding AAA family ATPase: MIVWLNGTHGAGKTTTSALVQQLIPDSRVFDAEKVGETLMDITPGLPETDNFQHWPPWRPLVVETARRVLDYAGGTLVMPMTVLVEPYWREISTGLADHGIPVRHFVLHADQETLRGRIEGDTLLGPSPFRLKYLEPYAEAARAWLHSEAEVVDTTRLTPAQAAQRIARAVNG; encoded by the coding sequence ATGATCGTATGGCTCAACGGAACCCACGGCGCGGGCAAGACGACGACCAGTGCACTCGTACAGCAGTTGATCCCGGATTCTCGGGTGTTCGACGCCGAGAAGGTCGGCGAGACGCTCATGGACATCACGCCGGGACTCCCCGAGACGGACAACTTCCAGCACTGGCCGCCGTGGCGGCCGCTCGTGGTCGAGACCGCCCGCCGAGTGCTCGACTACGCCGGCGGCACCCTGGTGATGCCCATGACCGTCCTGGTCGAGCCGTACTGGCGCGAGATCAGCACCGGTCTCGCCGACCATGGCATTCCGGTGCGGCACTTCGTCCTCCATGCCGATCAGGAGACCCTTCGCGGTCGCATCGAGGGCGACACGCTGCTCGGCCCCTCTCCCTTCCGCCTCAAGTACCTGGAGCCCTATGCCGAGGCGGCCCGCGCATGGCTCCACAGCGAGGCCGAGGTCGTCGACACCACGCGGCTCACGCCCGCCCAGGCCGCCCAGCGGATCGCGCGGGCCGTCAACGGCTGA